In Musa acuminata AAA Group cultivar baxijiao chromosome BXJ2-8, Cavendish_Baxijiao_AAA, whole genome shotgun sequence, one genomic interval encodes:
- the LOC135620093 gene encoding NADPH-dependent pterin aldehyde reductase-like isoform X1: MEGIGFVCSSAATTTRTATATKRMPTAAGMKAEAAPRKTVLVTGVSRGLGRALSLELARRGHAVIGCARSPDKVQALQHELMAVSPDASSSSSSSASPPSKHLIIDLDVRSDSGVQALAKLLMETKRFPDIIVNNAGTINKNNKIWEVPAEEFDMVMDTNVKGISNIIRHFLPLMIQRKHGTIVNMSSGWGRSAAAEVAPYCASKWAVEGLTKSVAKELPPGLAIVALSPGVVNTDMLASCFGSSASLYQTPETWAPNAATMILNLTTEDNGASLTV; encoded by the exons ATGGAGGGAATTGGGTTTGTGTGTAGTTCTGCTGCGACGACGACGaggacggcgacggcgacgaagAGGATGCCGACAGCGGCGGGGATGAAGGCAGAAGCGGCGCCGCGGAAGACGGTGCTGGTGACTGGGGTGAGCCGCGGCCTCGGCCGGGCGCTTTCCCTCGAGTTGGCCAGGCGCGGCCACGCCGTCATTGGCTGCGCCCGCTCCCCTGACAAGGTCCAAGCTCTCCAACACGAGCTGATGGCCGTGTCCCCTGacgcttcttcctcctcctcctcttctgcttCCCCTCCGTCCAAGCACCTCATCATCGATCTTGACGTG AGGTCGGATAGTGGAGTCCAGGCGTTGGCTAAGCTTCTCATGGAGACAAAACGGTTTCCTGATATTATAG TAAATAATGCAGGCACCATAAATAAGAACAACAAGATATGGGAAGTTCCAGCAGAAGAATTTGATATGGTCATGGATACCAATGTCAAAGGAATATCAAATATTATACGTCACTTTTTACCCCTTATGATACAAAGAAAGCATGGCACCATCGTGAACATGTCCTCTGGTTGGGGAAGGTCTGCGGCTGCTGAG GTTGCACCCTACTGTGCTTCAAAGTGGGCAGTCGAGGGTTTGACAAAGTCTGTCGCAAAGGAATTGCCACCAGGGCTTGCAATTGTTGCTCTTAGTCCTGGTGTGGTAAACACTGACATGCTTGCCTCATGCTTTGGAAGTTCTGCTTCTCTTTATCAAACTCCTGAAACATG GGCTCCTAATGCTGCTACAATGATACTCAACCTCACGACGGAAGATAACGGTGCGTCACTGACCGTGTGA
- the LOC135620093 gene encoding NADPH-dependent pterin aldehyde reductase-like isoform X2, which yields MEGIGFVCSSAATTTRTATATKRMPTAAGMKAEAAPRKTVLVTGVSRGLGRALSLELARRGHAVIGCARSPDKVQALQHELMAVSPDASSSSSSSASPPSKHLIIDLDVRSDSGVQALAKLLMETKRFPDIIGTINKNNKIWEVPAEEFDMVMDTNVKGISNIIRHFLPLMIQRKHGTIVNMSSGWGRSAAAEVAPYCASKWAVEGLTKSVAKELPPGLAIVALSPGVVNTDMLASCFGSSASLYQTPETWAPNAATMILNLTTEDNGASLTV from the exons ATGGAGGGAATTGGGTTTGTGTGTAGTTCTGCTGCGACGACGACGaggacggcgacggcgacgaagAGGATGCCGACAGCGGCGGGGATGAAGGCAGAAGCGGCGCCGCGGAAGACGGTGCTGGTGACTGGGGTGAGCCGCGGCCTCGGCCGGGCGCTTTCCCTCGAGTTGGCCAGGCGCGGCCACGCCGTCATTGGCTGCGCCCGCTCCCCTGACAAGGTCCAAGCTCTCCAACACGAGCTGATGGCCGTGTCCCCTGacgcttcttcctcctcctcctcttctgcttCCCCTCCGTCCAAGCACCTCATCATCGATCTTGACGTG AGGTCGGATAGTGGAGTCCAGGCGTTGGCTAAGCTTCTCATGGAGACAAAACGGTTTCCTGATATTATAG GCACCATAAATAAGAACAACAAGATATGGGAAGTTCCAGCAGAAGAATTTGATATGGTCATGGATACCAATGTCAAAGGAATATCAAATATTATACGTCACTTTTTACCCCTTATGATACAAAGAAAGCATGGCACCATCGTGAACATGTCCTCTGGTTGGGGAAGGTCTGCGGCTGCTGAG GTTGCACCCTACTGTGCTTCAAAGTGGGCAGTCGAGGGTTTGACAAAGTCTGTCGCAAAGGAATTGCCACCAGGGCTTGCAATTGTTGCTCTTAGTCCTGGTGTGGTAAACACTGACATGCTTGCCTCATGCTTTGGAAGTTCTGCTTCTCTTTATCAAACTCCTGAAACATG GGCTCCTAATGCTGCTACAATGATACTCAACCTCACGACGGAAGATAACGGTGCGTCACTGACCGTGTGA
- the LOC135620093 gene encoding NADPH-dependent pterin aldehyde reductase-like isoform X3, with the protein MEGIGFVCSSAATTTRTATATKRMPTAAGMKAEAAPRKTVLVTGVSRGLGRALSLELARRGHAVIGCARSPDKVQALQHELMAVSPDASSSSSSSASPPSKHLIIDLDVRSDSGVQALAKLLMETKRFPDIIVNNAGTINKNNKIWEVPAEEFDMVMDTNVKGISNIIRHFLPLMIQRKHGTIVNMSSGWGRSAAAEVAPYCASKWAVEGLTKSVAKELPPGLAIVALSPGVVNTDMLASCFGSSASLYQTPETW; encoded by the exons ATGGAGGGAATTGGGTTTGTGTGTAGTTCTGCTGCGACGACGACGaggacggcgacggcgacgaagAGGATGCCGACAGCGGCGGGGATGAAGGCAGAAGCGGCGCCGCGGAAGACGGTGCTGGTGACTGGGGTGAGCCGCGGCCTCGGCCGGGCGCTTTCCCTCGAGTTGGCCAGGCGCGGCCACGCCGTCATTGGCTGCGCCCGCTCCCCTGACAAGGTCCAAGCTCTCCAACACGAGCTGATGGCCGTGTCCCCTGacgcttcttcctcctcctcctcttctgcttCCCCTCCGTCCAAGCACCTCATCATCGATCTTGACGTG AGGTCGGATAGTGGAGTCCAGGCGTTGGCTAAGCTTCTCATGGAGACAAAACGGTTTCCTGATATTATAG TAAATAATGCAGGCACCATAAATAAGAACAACAAGATATGGGAAGTTCCAGCAGAAGAATTTGATATGGTCATGGATACCAATGTCAAAGGAATATCAAATATTATACGTCACTTTTTACCCCTTATGATACAAAGAAAGCATGGCACCATCGTGAACATGTCCTCTGGTTGGGGAAGGTCTGCGGCTGCTGAG GTTGCACCCTACTGTGCTTCAAAGTGGGCAGTCGAGGGTTTGACAAAGTCTGTCGCAAAGGAATTGCCACCAGGGCTTGCAATTGTTGCTCTTAGTCCTGGTGTGGTAAACACTGACATGCTTGCCTCATGCTTTGGAAGTTCTGCTTCTCTTTATCAAACTCCTGAAACATG GTAA
- the LOC103995956 gene encoding protein NRT1/ PTR FAMILY 4.3 has protein sequence MDIQTAQILKGDSMIEVSVDWRGKPCRPNKHGGMRAAAFVLAIQAFEIMAIAAVGNNLITYVFNEMHFPLSNSANVVTNFIGTVFLLSLLGGFLSDSYLGSFWTMLIFGFVELSGFILLSVQAHLPQLRPPPCNMISEEEHCTEATGFKATVFFLALYLVAVGSGCLKPNMISHGADQFRNHDPDQSRKLSTYFNAAYFSFCAGELVALTVLVWVQTRSGMDVGFGVSAGAMAMVLAILICGAFFYRNRPPHGSIFMPLARVFVAAFTKRKQVCPSINPRVLQRTHFNSPHHLDVDDGGLRYTTMFRFLDKACVRAQDGSNEKESPWRLCTAAEVEQVKVILSVIPIFACTIIFNTVLAQLQTLSVQQGSAMNTQLTSSFHVPPASLQSIPYIVLLVLVPVYETTFVPLARKLTGNSSGITPLQRIGIGLFTVAVSMVSAAVVEKKRRETAVDSDKLLSIFWIAPQFLIFGLSEMFTAVGLIEFFYKQSVAGMQSFLTAMTYCSYSFGFYLSSLLVSMVNKITSLSSSRGWLSDNDLNKDRLDLFYWLLAALSLLNFFNYLYWCRWYSKGRPASMNPPPSPEDSQHSFCSSKRVGAEGIL, from the exons ATGGACATTCAGACAGCACAGATTCTCAAAGGGGACTCCATGATTGAAGTCTCTGTTGATTGGAGGGGCAAACCATGCAGGCCCAACAAGCATGGTGGCATGAGAGCTGCTGCCTTTGTattag CCATCCAAGCATTTGAAATCATGGCAATCGCTGCTGTTGGGAACAACCTCATCACATATGTCTTCAATGAGATGCACTTCCCTCTGTCCAACTCTGCCAATGTCGTGACCAACTTCATAGGGACTGTCTTCCTTCTCTCCCTCCTCGGTGGATTCCTCTCAGATTCCTATCTGGGGAGCTTCTGGACTATGCTTATCTTTGGATTTGTGGAGCTCTCA GGCTTCATCCTCCTGTCAGTGCAAGCACATCTCCCACAACTGAGGCCACCCCCCTGCAACATGATATCCGAGGAGGAGCACTGCACGGAGGCCACAGGCTTCAAGGCCACCGTCTTCTTCCTCGCCCTCTACCTGGTGGCCGTGGGAAGCGGCTGCCTGAAGCCGAACATGATCTCCCATGGCGCCGACCAGTTCAGGAACCACGACCCCGACCAGTCGAGGAAGCTCTCCACTTACTTCAACGCCGCCTACTTCAGCTTCTGCGCCGGGGAGCTCGTCGCCCTCACCGTTCTTGTTTGGGTGCAGACGAGATCGGGCATGGACGTCGGCTTCGGGGTATCTGCAGGTGCCATGGCTATGGTGCTGGCCATCTTGATCTGCGGTGCCTTCTTCTACAGGAACAGGCCTCCCCATGGCAGCATCTTCATGCCGCTAGCAAGG GTCTTCGTAGCAGCATTCACCAAGAGAAAGCAAGTCTGCCCCTCCATTAATCCTCGAGTGCTTCAGAGAACCCACTTCAACTCACCCCATCATCTTGACGTCGACGATGGTGGCCTTCGATACACCACCATGTTCAG GTTCTTGGACAAAGCCTGTGTGAGAGCTCAAGATGGGTCCAACGAGAAGGAGAGCCCATGGAGGCTGTGCACGGCTGCAGAGGTGGAGCAAGTGAAGGTGATCCTTTCGGTCATCCCCATCTTCGCATGCACCATCATCTTCAACACCGTTCTGGCGCAGCTGCAGACCTTGTCGGTCCAACAGGGAAGCGCCATGAACACCCAGCTCACCAGCTCGTTCCATGTTCCCCCTGCGTCGCTCCAATCCATCCCCTACATCGTGCTCCTCGTCCTCGTCCCCGTCTACGAGACCACCTTCGTCCCCCTcgcccgaaagctcaccggaaacaGCTCCGGCATCACCCCCCTGCAGCGCATCGGCATCGGCCTCTTCACCGTGGCTGTCTCCATGGTGTCCGCGGCCGTGgtcgagaagaagagaagggagacgGCGGTGGATTCCGACAAGCTGCTCTCCATCTTCTGGATCGCGCCGCAGTTCCTCATCTTTGGGCTCTCCGAGATGTTCACGGCGGTGGGTCTCATCGAGTTCTTCTACAAGCAGTCGGTGGCCGGCATGCAGTCCTTCCTCACGGCCATGACGTACTGCTCCTACTCCTTCGGCTTCTACCTGAGCTCCCTCCTTGTGTCGATGGTGAACAAGATCACATCACTCTCGTCGAGCCGTGGATGGCTCAGTGACAATGACCTGAATAAGGACAGGTTGGACCTCTTCTACTGGCTGCTGGCTGCCCTCAGCCTCCTCAACTTCTTCAACTACCTTTATTGGTGCAGATGGTACTCCAAAGGTCGACCTGCATCGATGAATCCACCACCATCGCCAGAAGACAGCCAACACAGCTTCTGTTCCTCTAAGCGTGTTGGAGCTGAGGGTATTCTGTAa
- the LOC135620094 gene encoding immune-associated nucleotide-binding protein 9-like — MLSGSSMDDDWDFTISTSSVNTLVLFGKTGNGKSATGNSILGREAFLSKPSLYGVTNTCELQSTMSRDGRVVNVIDTPGLFDRSDESEATSKEIVRCVNLAKDGIHAILVVFSVRSRFSPDEEAAIESLKTFFGEKILDYMIVVFTGGDDLESHGQTIGDFIGYKKHRSLQKFLESCRHRIVLFDNKTKNETKRAEQVRQLLYLVDSVIASNGGKPFSDKLFDELKEGALKLHRKETVVESLEGYSEQQISALKEEIYKSYDDQLARITEMVENKLRQTVEKLEKQLAEEQAARLEAEKISQEARTRWDEEISKLRESLENARRDAEEFRMRAESNKKCIFL; from the exons ATGTTGAGTGGAAGCAGCATGGATGATGATTGGGACTTTACTATCTCAACCAGTTCTGTTAATACCTTGGTTCTATTTGGAAAAACTGGCAACGGTAAAAGTGCCACAGGAAACAGTATTCTTGGTAGGGAGGCATTCTTGTCAAAGCCTAGCTTGTATGGTGTAACGAATACTTGCGAATTGCAAAGCACTATGTCGAGGGATGGTCGTGTCGTGAATGTCATTGACACCCCAG GACTATTTGATCGTTCTGATGAATCTGAGGCCACTAGTAAAGAGATTGTTAGATGTGTAAATTTGGCAAAAGATGGCATTCATGCAATACTAGTGGTTTTTTCTGTTAGATCACGTTTTTCCCCTGATGAAGAGGCTGCAATTGAAAGTCTAAAAACATTTTTTGGTGAGAAAATTCTGGACTATATGATTGTCGTTTTTACTGGTGGAGACGATTTAGAAAGTCATGGACAAACTATTGGGGATTTCATAGGTTATAAGAAGCATCGGTCCCTGCAG AAGTTTCTCGAATCTTGTAGACACAGGATTGTGCTTTTTGATAACAAGACTAAGAATGAGACCAAACGAGCTGAGCAGGTGCGGCAGCTTCTGTATCTTGTGGACTCTGTGATTGCAAGCAATGGTGGAAAACCATTTTCCGATAAGCTTTTTGATGAACTAAAG GAAGGAGCTTTGAAACTCCATCGTAAAGAAACAGTGGTTGAATCTTTGGAGGGTTACTCTGAACAACAGATTTCTGCATTGAAGGAAGAAATATACAAGTCATATGATGATCAACTTGCACGAATAACTGAAATG GTTGAGAATAAGTTGAGGCAAACGGTAGAGAAACTAGAGAAGCAGTTGGCTGAAGAGCAAGCTGCACGACTAGAAGCAGAGAAGATTTCTCAGGAAGCCAGGACGAGGTGGGATGAAGAGATTAGTAAGCTTAGGGAGAGCCTGGAGAATGCTAGGAGGGATGCTGAAGAATTCCGAATGCGTGCAGAGAGTAATAAAAAGTGTATCTTCCTGTGA
- the LOC135620095 gene encoding MACPF domain-containing protein At4g24290-like gives MALKISPLKAAEIAINSIGLGYDIAGDIRLKHCKRDSPDPWLIEIDHDQVHNIVLPGGLSIPNVPKSIKCDKGERIRFRSDVLSFQQMSEQFNQELSLSGKIPSGLFNSMFEFSGSWQKDAANTKALAFDGWFITLYALALSKSQIVLRDHVKHAVPSTWDPAALARFIERFGTHIIIGVKMGGKDVIYIKQQHSSNLQPVEVQKRLKELADKRFQETSREYDMASKETYGKDKYELREQRLRFAESSQSSSYCAKEGIVQIFKQRGGRDNWDLPHIEWLNTVQSEPDVILMSFMPITSLLNGVPGSGFLNHAINLYLRYKPPIEELHQFLEFQLPRQWAPVYSDLPLGPQQKQQSTASLQFSFMGPKLLVNTSMVDVGKKPVTGLRLYLEGKRSNRLAIHLQHLCSLPQIFELHDNPHNRASTESYDRKYYEPVDWRHFSHVCTAPVDADDDDLSIVTGAQLHVGHHGFKKVLFLRLQFSTVSNAALVKNPEWDNSPNLVQKSGLISTLISTHFSAAAQKPPPRPTDVNINSAVYPGGPPVPVQTPKLLKFVDTTEMVRGPQDSPGYWVVSGAKLNLERGKISLRVKYSLLTAMLPDDDFE, from the exons atggCGCTCAAGATTTCACCGCTGAAAGCTGCTGAGATTGCGATCAACTCGATCGGATTAGGATATGACATCGCTGGAGATATCCGTTTGAAGCACTGCAAGAGAGATTCCCCGGATCCATGGTTGATTGAGATTGATCATGATCAGGTTCACAACATCGTCCTTCCTGGTGGACTGTCTATTCCAAATGTTCCTAAATCCATAAAGTGTGATAAAGGAGAAAGAATAAGGTTCAGGTCAGATGTTCTCTCGTTTCAGCAG ATGTCCGAGCAATTTAACCAGGAGTTATCTTTATCTGGAAAAATACCTTCTGGCCTCTTCAACAGTATGTTTGAATTCTCAGGTTCTTGGCAGAAAGATGCAGCAAACACGAAAGCTCTTGCATTTGATGGATGGTTTATTACACTATATGCTCTTGCATTATCAAAATCTCAGATTGTACTTCGTGATCATGTTAAGCATGCAGTTCCATCAACATGGGATCCTGCTGCTTTGGCAAG GTTTATTGAAAGATTTGGTACTCATATTATAATTGGTGTGAAGATGGGAGGAAAGGATGTAATCTATATCAAACAGCAGCACTCGTCTAACCTCCAACCTGTTGAAGTTCAGAAAAGGTTGAAAGAGTTGGCAGATAAGAGATTTCAGGAGACTTCAAGAGAATATGACATGGCTTCTAAAGAAACATATGGGAAAGATAAG TACGAGTTGAGAGAGCAGCGACTAAGGTTTGCAGAATCCAGTCAGTCAAGCTCTTACTGTGCAAAAGAG GGCATCGTGCAAATCTTCAAGCAAAGAGGGGGAAGGGATAACTGGGACTTACCTCATATCGAGTGGTTGAACACTGTTCAGTCTGAACCCGATGTAATTTTAATGTCCTTTATGCCAATTACTTCTCTTTTGAATGGGGTTCCTGGAAGTGGATTCCTAAACCATGCCATCAATTTGTACTTACGGT ATAAGCcaccaattgaagaacttcatCAGTTTTTGGAGTTCCAGTTGCCGAGACAATGGGCCCCTGTTTACAGTGATCTTCCTCTTGGTCCACAGCAGAAGCAACAGAGCACTGCATCACTTCAGTTTTCCTTCATGGGGCCTAAGCTTCTTGTCAACACCAGTATg GTTGATGTAGGCAAGAAGCCGGTGACAGGACTTCGGTTATACTTAGAGGGTAAAAGGAGTAACAGATTAGCAATTCATCTCCAACATCTTTGCTCCCTTCCCCAAATATTTGAGCTTCATGACAACCCACATAACCGAGCCTCCACTGAATCGTATGACCGAAAGTACTATGAGCCAGTTGACTGGAGGCATTTTTCTCATGTCTGCACAGCGCCAGTGGACGCCGATGATGATGACCTCTCGATTGTTACTGGGGCTCAGTTACATGTGGGCCATCATGGTTTCAAGAAAGTCCTCTTCCTCCGCCTCCAATTCTCGACTGTTTCCAATGCAGCACTTGTCAAGAACCCAGAGTGGGATAattctccaaacttggtccaaaaatCTGGTCTCATCTCAACACTCATCAGCACTCATTTCTCTGCGGCTGCTCAGAAGCCTCCACCCAGGCCAACGGATGTAAACATCAACTCGGCAGTTTATCCCGGTGGCCCGCCGGTTCCAGTGCAGACTCCAAAGTTGCTCAAGTTTGTCGACACGACCGAAATGGTGCGCGGTCCGCAAGACAGCCCTGGTTACTGGGTGGTCTCTGGTGCAAAGCTGAATTTAGAGAGAGGTAAGATATCGCTGAGGGTCAAGTATTCTCTCTTGACGGCAATGCTACCCGACGACGATTTCGAGTAA
- the LOC135581167 gene encoding transcription factor GTE1-like, whose amino-acid sequence MTASSQGAAVVALRPPQPPLASGNGSDAGVAVEAGNPKTDVERFRHRVDEYISKANELEQKVNEVVEYYANRKQPNNSKGNSGGKDKEKKKPGNSGSNNSGNKLIDGSRKEAVCTKRMQELMRQFGTILKQITQHKWARPFMNPVDVKGLGLDDYYEVIKKPMDFGTIKNQMEAKDGNGYKNVREIYADVRLVFTNAMTYNDDRSDIHVMAKTLLDKFEEKWLQLLPKVVEEEAKQKDDEAQALANMHIAQEAAFGKMARDTNSELDELNARLEELRKLVIQKCRKMSAEEKRKLGVGLSALSPEDLNKALEIIAEDNPSFQTTGEVVDVDMDAQSEITLWKVKFFVKGALELQAKNCASKADNNLKRKKEICDALAKTARKRNKKLSSL is encoded by the exons ATGACAGCTTCATCACAAGGAGCCGCAGTCGTGGCGCTTAGGCCTCCCCAACCTCCGCTGGCTAGCGGGAACGGGAGCGACGCCGGCGTAGCAGTGGAGGCCGGAAACCCCAAAACCGATGTCGAACGGTTCAGGCATCGTGTTGATGAGTACATCTCCAAAGCTAATGAG CTGGAGCAGAAGGTAAATGAGGTTGTTGAGTACTACGCTAATAGGAAACAGCCGAATAATTCTAAGGGGAACTCAGGTGGTAAAGATAAGGAAAAAAAGAAACCTGGTAATAGTGGAAGCAACAATAGTGGTAACAAGCTGATTGACGGGAGTAGAAAGGAAGCTGTTTGCACAAAGAGAATGCAGGAGCTCATGCGGCAGTTTGGTACCATATTGAAGCAG ATTACACAGCACAAGTGGGCACGACCGTTCATGAACCCTGTTGATGTTAAGGGTCTtggtcttgatgattattatgag GTTATTAAAAAGCCCATGGACTTTGGTACAATCAAAAACCAAATGGAAGCAAAGGATGGCAATGGATATAAAAATGTTCGTGAAATATATGCCGATGTAAGATTGGTTTTCACTAATGCAATGACATACAACGATGACAGAAGTGACATTCATGTTATGGCTAAAACATTACTGGATAAATTTGAAGAGAAGTGGCTGCAACTACTTCCTAAAGTTGTTGAAGAG GAGGCAAAACAAAAGGACGACGAGGCTCAAGCTCTTGCAAACATGCATATTGCTCAGGAGGCTGCTTTTGGAAAAATGGCTAGAGATACCAACAGTGAG CTTGATGAACTGAATGCGCGTTTGGAAGAGCTGAGGAAGTTGGTAATCCAGAAATGCAG GAAAATGTCAGCAGAGGAGAAAAGAAAACTTGGTGTTGGCCTGAGCGCTTTATCCCCCGAAGATCTTAACAAGGCTCTAGAAATTATTGCTGAAGACAACCCCAGTTTTCAAACTACAGGCGAAGTGGTGGATGTTGATATGGATGCACAG AGTGAAATCACATTGTGGAAGGTCAAATTCTTTGTGAAGGGGGCCTTGGAGCTTCAAGCGAAGAACTGTGCAAGCAAGGCAGATAACAACTTAAAGCGAAAGAAGGAGATTTGTGATGCTCTGGCAAAGACTGCAAGGAAGCGCAATAAAAAACTTTCCTCATTATGA